The genomic region agtttgtaagcctaactaacgatattttattttataataaatactagtCCTTtacagtttttcttttaaagaaCACTTCGTCTGTTTTctttcaatgaaaaaaaacaactatttACCTTCAATCTGTGCAAGTTATAAGTAGTAACTCATTAGGCAGGTTTCGAAACAATTAGAACGTCGAAAGACctccatatttataaatggaaTACAAGTTGAAAGGCAGGAACAAAAAATTAGTAACGATTACGCAAGTCACTTTGTACGAAAAACTGGCTGGTTGTTTGAAAGAAATCCCATTTGGGATAAGACTGCcgttgttgtttttaattccAAGAACTGTAtgatttcatttctttttttttttgcaataaagagtttacaaacaaacaaaaactataCGGatctgttacatacatacatacctatcatcatgtctctatcccttgcggggtagacagagccaccaatcttgaaaagactgaaaggccacgttcagccgtggcttcatgatataattgagatgcctatgccttagtcgcctttcctAGCCGAGACCTAGGGACCGAGATGGAGaagtcggctctgtctaccccgcaaggtgtatttacgtgattatatgtatgtatgtatgtaaaaataacacGTTTCTTAATTTGCTGCTTGAGCAGGTCCGTTCTGAGAACATCGTCTGGGGAGGGGAGGTGGGGGCTTTCTCGGAAAAGAAGAGGGGGGGGGGACGTATCGTTTCGGAGAAATACTAATCCGATCCAATCGTCTCGTCCTGCTGATTTCGATAATTTTTCCTGTATCCTTGTTCGGGTCATGTTATGTTTTGGTGTGTGTgatgtgccgtgcggttctcggcaatttagaataggactccTCCACATTTTAACTATtgatgtcgtacaaggcgactataCACACGTAAggggttatttttattgccttTAATATCTTCatattcaaaatgaaaaaaaaaacgggaaaaattattatattataaggggttcaatgatgtccaaaataactattccacgcggactaagtcgcgggcacagctagtttaataaTCTGTATGGATGTAACAATGCATCTTCTTGCCCTCCAGGAGACATACACGGATGTTCCCGTGACGCCTATAACGGAAAACGACCAGCACTGCCATTGGAGACCCCAGGCGGAGCCCCCCAGCGCCATACCGCAATTGTTGTTGGCGCTCGTGTTATGCGGCTTCTTTATGGtgagcaaacaaacaaacatacatatgagtTCTTAAAATGTCATATTCTAAAAAGAtcttatgtgccgtgtggtacccggcaccaatacaaaaaataataagaccactccatctctttcccatggatgtcgtaaaaggcgactaaggcatagacttacaaacttgggattcttttttaagcgatggggtagcaacctgtcactatttgaatcacaattctatcattaagccatatagctgaacgtggccattcagtcttttcaagactgttggctctgtctaccccgcaagggatatagacgtgaccatatgtacatatgtatgtatgtaaaaaacatatatatttcttaacaGGTGTGCGAGCTGATAGGCGGGTACCTAGCAGGCAGCTTATCCGTGATGAGCGACGCCGCTCACATGCTCAGCGACTGCGGGGGCTTCGCCCTGGCGCTCCTGGCCTTCCAGTGCGCGAAGAGGAAGCCCGATGTCAATATGTCTTATGGTTATAAACGGGCAggtgagatttttttttatggtgtCGCTGAAGAAGCGAAGTTTATGTGGTTGGAAGCTGAGTTGGATGTAGTCATCCTCTAGGCATTTAAATTAGGAAGCAATTTTTtgatttactagaggccgcccgcgacttcgtccgcatggaaaccctaccaatcccgcgggaactccgagaTAATCCGAGGATGCCGAAAACCggaccaagtggagagagaaaaaaGGAAGGCtgaccccgggccccgaaacacttctgtggagggtgcgaCCGggacacgcagagatgagagagagagaatggCGTCGAGCTGCAAAGCAGTCATTGGTCCACCTATGAGCCAGGAACCGGgagccgtttacgacatccatgggaacgagactgGGTCACCACCACGACCAACAAGAAAAGGACCACCgtccttttcttttattttattggtgccctaaaccacacggcacttcaatagtatatgtatattattggtgcccggaactacacggcacttcaatagtatatatgtatcttattGGTGCcctaaaccacacggcacttcaatagtatatatgtatcttattggtgcccggaaccacacggcacttcaatagtatatatgtatcttattGATGCcctaaaccacacggcacttcaatagtatatatgtatcttattggtgcccggaacctcacggcacttcaatagtatatatgtatcttattGATGCcctaaaccacacggcacttcaatagtatatatgtatcttattGATGCcctaaaccacacggcacttcaatagtatatatgtatcttattGATGCcctaaaccacacggcacttcaatagtatatatgtatcttattggtgcccggaacctcacggcacttcaatagtatatatgtatcttattggtgcccggaaccacacggcactttaacagtatatatgtatcttattggtgcccggaaccacacggcactttaacagtatatatgtatcttattggtgcccggaacctcacggcactttaacagtatatatgtatcttattggtgcccggaaccacacggcactttaacagtatatatgtatcttattggtgcccggaacctcacggcactttaatagtatatatgtatcttattGGTGCcctaaaccacacggcactttaatagtatatatgtatcttattggtgcccggaaccacacggcacttcaatagtatatatgtatcttattGGTGCcctaaaccacacggcactttaataGTGTATCTAACATTTCGCAGAGGTCCTCGGCGCCATGGTGTCAGTGCTCCTCATATGGATCCTGACCGGCGTGTTCGTGTACATTGCCGTGGTGAGACTGCACACGGGCGAGTACAACATCGAGCCGGACATGATGATGATCGTGTCCGGGTGCGGGGTCGCGTTCAACGTGGTGCTGGCGCTGGTGCTGCACGGGTGCGCTTCCGATCTTGGTGAGTTTGAAATATCTCTATCTACACTATCTATGCTATCTATACATTGCCGCGGTGAGACTGCACACGGGCGAGTACAACATCGAGCCGGACATGATGATGATCGTGTCCGGGTGCGGGGTCGCGTTCAACGTGGTGCTGGCGCTGGTGCTGCACGGGTGCGCTTCCGATCTTGGTGAGTTTGAAATATCTCTATCTACACTATCTATGCTATCTATACATTGCCGCGGTGAGACTGCACACGGGCGAGTACAACATCGAGCCGGACATGATGATGATCGTGTCCGGGTGCGGGGTCGCGTTCAACGTGGTGCTGGCGCTGGTGCTGCACGGGTGCGCTTCCGATCTTGGTGAGTTTGAAATATCTCTATCTACACTATCTATGCTATCTATACATTGCCGCGGTGAGACTGCACACGGGCGAGTACAACATCGAGCCGGACATGATGATGATCGTGTCCGGGTGCGGGGTCGCGTTCAACGTGGTGCTGGCGCTGGTGCTGCACGGGTGCGCTTCCGATCTTGGTGAGTTTGAAATATCTCTATCTACACTATCTATGCTATCTATACATTGCCGCGGTGAGACTGCACACGGGCGAGTACAACATCGAGCCGGACATGATGATGATCGTGTCCGGGTGCGGGGTCGCGTTCAACGTGGTGCTGGCGCTGGTGCTGCACGGGTGCGCTTCCGATCTTGGTGAGTTTGAAATATCTCTATCTACACTATCTATGCTATCTATACATTGCCGCGGTGAGACTGCACACGGGCGAGTACAACATCGAGCCGGACATGATGATGATCGTGTCCGGGTGCGGGGTCGCGTTCAACGTGGTGCTGGCGCTGGTGCTGCACGGGTGCGCTTCCGATCTTGGTGAGTTTGAAATATCTCTATCTACACTATCTATGCTATCTATACATTGCCGCGGTGAGACTGCACACGGGCGAGTACAACATCGAGCCGGACATGATGATGATCGTGTCCGGGTGCGGGGTCGCGTTCAACGTGGTGCTGGCGCTGGTGCTGCACGGGTGCGCTTCCGATCTTGGTGAGTTTGAAATATCTCTATCTACACTATCTATGCTATCTATACATTGCCGCGGTGAGACTGCACACGGGCGAGTACAACATCGAGCCGGACATGATGATGATCGTGTCCGGGTGCGGGGTCGCGTTCAACGTGGTGCTGGCGCTGGTGCTGCACGGGTGCGCTTCCGATCTTGGTGAGTTTGAAATATCTCTATCTACACTATCTATGCTATCTATACATTGCCGCGGTGAGACTGCACACGGGCGAGTACAACATCGAGCCGGACATGATGATGATCGTGTCCGGGTGCGGGGTCGCGTTCAACGTGGTGCTGGCGCTGGTGCTGCACGGGTGCGCTTCCGATCTTGGTGAGTTTGAAATATCTCTATCTACACTATCTATGCTATCTATACATTGCCGCGGTGAGACTGCACACGGGCGAGTACAACATCGAGCCGGACATGATGATGATCGTGTCCGGGTGCGGGGTCGCGTTCAACGTGGTGCTGGCGCTGGTGCTGCACGGGTGCACTTCCGATCTTGGTGAGTTTGAAATATCTCTATCTACACTATCTATGCTATCTATACATTGCCGCGGTGAGACTGCACACGGGCGAGTACAACATCGAGCCGGACATGATGATGATCGTGTCCGGGTGCGGGGTCGCGTTCAACGTGGTGCTGGCGCTGGTGCTGCACGGGTGCGCTTCCGATCTTGGTGAGTTTGAAATATCTCTATCTACACTATCTATGCTATCTATACATTGCCGCGGTGAGACTGCACACGGGCGAGTACAACATCGAGCCGGACATGATGATGATCGTGTCCGGGTGCGGGGTCGCGTTCAACGTGGTGCTGGCGCTGGTGCTGCACGGGTGCGCTTCCGATCTTGGTGAGTTTGAAATATCTCTATCTACACTATCTATGCTATGTATACATTGCCGCGGTGAGACTGCACACGGGCGAGTACAACATCGAGCCGGACATGATGATGATCGTGTCCGGGTGCGGGGTCGCGTTCAACGTGGTGCTGGCGCTGGTGCTGCACGGGTGCGCTTCCGATCTTGGTGAGTTTGAAATATCTCTATCTACACTATCTATGCTATCTATACATTGCCGCGGTGAGACTGCACACGGGCGAGTACAACATCGAGCCGGACATGATGATGATCGTGTCCTTATATCGTCTTacaaagaccgataggccacgctcagccgcttggcttaattgagattcatatagtgacaggttgctagcctgtcgcctaaaagaagaataccaagtttataagcccatttcttagtcgccttttccgacatccatgggaaagagatggagtggtcctattcttttttttaatggtgccgggtaccacccGGCACATAAgtatatacatttaatcaaCGTGTATTCTATATCCTTTGCTGGGTTGACAGGGCGAACTGTCTTGACTGaaggttcagctgtatagcttaaatgatagaatttagattcaaatagtggcatgtcgctagcccatcgcctgcaagaagaatccctagttttgTAGGatcttttcccttagtcacatacgtacatacatatggtcacgtctatatcccttgcggggtagacagagccaacagtcttgaaaagactgaatggccacgctcagctgtttggcttaatgatagaattgagattcaaatagtgacaggttgctagcccatcgcctaaaaaagaatcccaagtttgtaagcctatccattagtcgcattttacgacatctatgggaaagagatggagtggttctattttttttttgtattggtgccgggaaccacacggcacttagtCCATTAGTCacgttttatctatatatctcTGTACTCTTGAAATGTATCCATTTATGTCCACCCTGGGTAAGAAGCTCATGGTTATGACTACGTGCGGTAACTGAGCGGCGtcactcccgtctgacctccttGACCTTCATCGGCTTGATTCACGGTTAAACATTCAGTCGCCTTGATTCCCCTTTTCTTTATTCCTTCATCAGTTCTAGATATAATGACTAAACATATACACCACCAtccaaaaaacaattaatttatttaccctTCCCTATTTCAGCCCCTGcaatgtagtttgttccgccgcttcttctacacaagcgctttggaagcgttagtagttataatttgatttaagcGATGTGACGTCAGAAAGTgctaccttgtatccaattttgaaaataaatctattctattctagccCACCATCACACACACGGCGGCGCTGCGTGTGCGCACTCGCACGCGCGCGCGCAGTCGCCGCGCCGGTTCAAACTGTTCCGGAGACGCGAGAACAAACAGACGAACGGCACGCTGGTCAACGGGGATTATAGTATGAAGGATCTGTCTAGTATTGAGGCGAATGTTGTCAGTAAGCATGACAGGTAAGTCTTGTAACTTTGTTTCTGTCTCTTTCCTTCTTTCCGTTATGCGTTGGAGTGTGGTTTTGCAGGGGTTGCATTTTGCCTGCCCTTTTTACCGTCATTTACCCCTGTAgtatggcacgcgcgatgccATTTTTATAGCGCGACAAATTAGCGCTGTTTCGATTTTTATTGTGATTAACGTGATACGGGACAGATATCTTGTCGCGGTAATATTGTCGATTGTTGATTGTTTGTCGCGCTATAAAagtggcgtcgcgcgtgtcatgtTAGCATATCGCTGTATTCAGAATTTACACTGACACTAGAACCAGAACcagcttcgctcccgtggaaaTTACCTGGAAAATAGTAGTCAATGTTACTCTTACATGGTCTATTCTATCTTTgtgtcaaattttatcaaaatcggccGGTCATTCCTATCGTTTTTTTCCTATTCAATagacacaaaatatatatattatcctatcctactactattataaaggcgaaagtttgtatggatgtatggatgtttgttactctttcacgcaaaaactactgaaccgattaccatgaaatttggtatgtaggtagctgaagacccagaataacacataggctactttttatcccagagttcccgcgggattgatagggtttccatgcggacgaagtcgcgggcggcctctagtagttAATACTTACGCCTTCATTCAATTTGCTTTAATTTACAGAAATATAAATCTCCGCGCAGCGCTAATCCACGTCATAGGTGACTTGATTCAAAGCTGTGGAGTTTTACTGGCATCAATACTAATCAAGTTTTATGTGagtaaaattgaattattatacGTAATACGTTCATGCTATGTACTTATTGGACAAAGGACAATGATTATGATGATTCAACTCATCAGCAAGTCTTTGCCTGTCTTTGtcaagatgtggtctctgcctacccctccgggaaagaggcgtgattttgtatgtatgtatgtatcaagtCTTTAACCAGTGTTTTTTTGTTCACAGCCCGCTGCTAAATTCGTGGACCCAATCTGCACGTTCGTGTTCAGTATATTGGTACTCCTGACCTCGGCGAGAGTGGTCAGAGACGCGTTGGCCATGCTGATGCAAGCTGTGCCCCCCAATTTTAGGTAAGTGGAGAAGTAATTGACCTTGTATTAAAGATTTTCATGATGGAGGTAAATATATTGGTACGTACAGTAAATGATaaatctcttccccatggatgtcgtaaaaggcctgaatgtgcaggtttcctcacgatggtTCTCTCAGCGtgagagcatcggttagttttCTAActgatgtaggtacataacttcaaaaatCATCATTGTTACTTTGGGTGAGGTGggacttattattatttatttatttatttatttattaacaataacCAACCCTATCATTACAGTGTTACCCAATGCGATAGAGTagctaattaaattacaattatattaagcaaaatatttgtgtACTTATGAGGATAATTCATATAACATAGATCTTGTGAACTCAGTCAAAGTACAGTTGAACAAGTCTATGCTATTAGCGACCCCGTTCATAGCTTTTATTGCCCTTGTGATCGGCGCTTGTTTTAACAATTCCGTTTGTGCTTGCGGAGTTGCGAACAGAGGAGGTTGCCGTCGCCGCCACACGTACCGGTCTGGCACGTTCAAGGCCAGCCACTGTAGCACCACCTGGTTGCTGATCCGACCCCGAAGCAGCTCGAACAGATACGTCGCTAGGCTCATTTGTCGTCTAACCTCAAGTGAGTTGTACCCCACCATCCCGAGTACAAACAGCGTTGGGTACCTCAGTGGATAAAACGGATATACTCCATACATTTTCAGATACAGAtatcttataaatttattttgtattctttCCAACATTAACAcgtattttgtttcataagGTGACCAAACACATGCATTGCTCTCGAGATGGCTTCGCACTATTGCATCGTATAAAGCGCGCACTGCTCCGAGGTTCGTGAATCCTTTGGATTGGCGTAATACGAACCCCAAGTTTCGGAACGCCTTTTTGCACGCTTGTACGATGTGTTCCCGGAAATTTAGATTATGCGTGAAGTGAACCCCCAAGTCTTTTGTTTCCTTCACTCTTTGCATCGGGACCTTATCGACACAGTATTGCCACATTATGGGTTGTCGTACTCGCGTGAATGACATAACTAAGCACTTTGAGACATTAAACTGTAGCCTATTTCTATGGCACCATTCTACTACCCTCTCTATGTCTTTCTGCAGTTTCTCACAGTCTGCTTGATTTCTTATTTCTAACACCAATTTCAGATCGTCTGCGAATAGAAGACATGTTGCTTCTTTTACGACGTCGGGTAGATCATTGATCATCAGATCGAACTCGAGGGGTCCTAGATTGCTTCCTTGATTTACCCCCGACCTTGTGAAATATGGTTCTGACTGCTGCCCTGCCCAGTCTACATATTGTCGTCTGTCTTTCAGATAGCTAGCAAAGAAACGTAAGGTCATTGGCGTAAATCCAGCGTCTGCTAGTTTCTCAATAAGGACGTCATTGTCCACCGTATCAAATGCCTTTTGAAAATCAAAGTACGCCACATCCACCTGTATCCCCGCATCCACCGCTGGAACCACCCGTGTCATCAGTTGCAGCAGATTACTTGTTGTGCTTCTTTTGGGACGAAATCCATGCTGTGCCTCTGAAAGCTGACTGCTAACTTGTATGCGGATGGAATGATCCACGGTGGACTCAAAGATCTTAGCTGGTGTACTCAGAATAGCCGCCGGCCTGTAATTACTAGCTTCCGTACCCCCTCGGCCCTTTGGAACTGGTACCACCCTTGTCAGTTTCCACCTGTCTGGAAAAGTTCCATATTTCAGGCACAGGTTATATATATGCCATAAGGGCGTCACAAGAACCTCCCTACAGTCTCTAAATATGAACGGGGGTATACCATCTGGTCCCACGGAGTGCTTAGGTTTAAGCTTTATCATGGCTCGTCTGACTTCCTCCTTTTGTAACTCATGCACCTGCACTCGTGCCGCCGTGGCCGATGAGAGTGCACTGGCCGCTTCCACGTCCAACTTGGCCTGCTCTTGGCTATAGACAGAGCAGAAGTAATCAGCAAATTCTTTCACGCTTTCTCCTTCCGTAAGAACAATCTCGTCTTTTATTaacaattgtttattattattttttctttttgttttgacaAAATTCCAAAATGATTTCGGATCTTTAGTTAAATTTTGTTGCAAGCATTTCATGTGACTATTATGTGCCAATTCCACCTCTTCCTTTACCTTTTTTCTACATTGTGAGAATGCCGCATAGTCTCTCGGCGCCTTCGTCTTTTTGTACTGCTTATGCAGGCGATATTTTTTCTGGATCAGCAAAATAATGTCTTTCGTAAACCACTCCGGATATGTAAATTTAGATTTTGCTTTTCCCGTTATTTTAGCTGGCACGCACTCATTTATTGcgttatatatattgttataaaaatactctACTGTTTCCTCAGCGTTCTTTATAGTGTACAATTCGTTCCAATCTATATTAGAAATATACCCGTACAGGAGATGCATGTTTGCTTTTCGGAAATTCCATCTGTTCCTATTGATGTCAGGTTTTATT from Amyelois transitella isolate CPQ chromosome 24, ilAmyTran1.1, whole genome shotgun sequence harbors:
- the LOC106141482 gene encoding proton-coupled zinc antiporter SLC30A2; protein product: MSDELEARMWDDGGSRYESRARGAFFESAFASSEHLDRAPLLSEETYTDVPVTPITENDQHCHWRPQAEPPSAIPQLLLALVLCGFFMVCELIGGYLAGSLSVMSDAAHMLSDCGGFALALLAFQCAKRKPDVNMSYGYKRAEVLGAMVSVLLIWILTGVFVYIAVVRLHTGEYNIEPDMMMIVSGCGVAFNVVLALVLHGCASDLAHHHTHGGAACAHSHARAQSPRRFKLFRRRENKQTNGTLVNGDYSMKDLSSIEANVVSKHDRNINLRAALIHVIGDLIQSCGVLLASILIKFYPAAKFVDPICTFVFSILVLLTSARVVRDALAMLMQAVPPNFRYRECVTSLSSVPGVRHVHSLHVWALSTHHKILTAHVAIDELTDHEQVLHACQQLARTEFGVQSATFQTERYSASMAACQTCLDQPAALP